One Setaria italica strain Yugu1 chromosome II, Setaria_italica_v2.0, whole genome shotgun sequence DNA segment encodes these proteins:
- the LOC101777663 gene encoding ATP-dependent DNA helicase PIF1 yields MHHLKLVRNMRAQSDPWFAEYLLRIGGGTEEVNGDGDVCLPDDICVPYSGDSEKDLNRLIECIFPNLNANMTNKDYITSRAILSTRNDWVDNINIKMIGMFQGGEMVYHGFDSAIDDPHNYYPSEFLNTLTPNGLPPHLLKLKIGCPVILLRNIDPANGLCNGTRLVVRGFQKNSIDAEIVLGQHAGKRVFLPRIPLCPSDDEMFPFQFKRKQFPIRLSFAMMVNKSQGQTIPNVGVYLPAPVFSHGQLYVAMSRATARTNIKILALPPNAEADEEHTKRKEKKKASKKVNGQVFRLKWLLNVVT; encoded by the exons ATGCACCACCTTAAGCTCGTGCGCAACATGAGGGCGCAGAGTGACCCGTGGTTTGCAGAATATCTACTGCGCATTGGTGGTGGCACGGAGGAGGTTAACGGAGATGGTGATGTATGTCTTCCTGACGATATATGTGTCCCGTACTCTGGGGATTCTGAGAAAGATCTTAACAGGTTGATTGAATGCATCTTTCCAAACCTTAATGCAAACATGACAAACAAGGACTACATCACCTCCAGAGCGATTCTATCTACACGTAATGATTGGGTGGACAATATTAATAtcaagatgatcggcatgttccaGGGTGGGGAGATGGTGTACCATGGTTTCGACTCCGCGATTGATGATCCGCATAACTACTATCCGTCGGAGTTCCTTAACACATTGACTCCCAACGGGCTTCCTCCACATTTGCTAAAGCTCAAGATCGGCTGCCCGGTCATATTGCTTAGGAATATCGACCCCGCGAATGGGCTGTGCAATGGTACAAGGTTGGTGGTTCGAGGCTTCCAAAAAAATTCAATCGATGCTGAAATTGTGCTGGGACAGCATGCCGGAAAGAGGGTTTTCCTTCCTCGAATACCGTTGTGCCCCTCTGACGATGAGATGTTCCCATTCCAATTTAAGAGGAAGCAGTTCCCTATTAGGCTCAGCTTCGCCATGATGGTCAACAAGTCACAGGGCCAAACTATACCAAATGTGGGTGTGTACCTGCCCGCCCCTGTGTTCTCTCATGGTCAGTTGTATGTTGCTATGTCTAGAGCCACAGCTAGAACGAATATCAAGATCCTCGCCCTCCCACCTAACGCAGAGGCAGATGAGGAACATActaaaaggaaggaaaagaaaaaagcttCTAAGAAAGTGAACGGCCAG GTATTTAGGTTGAAGTGGTTGCTTAATGTTGTCACATGA
- the LOC105913809 gene encoding tuliposide B-converting enzyme 1, amyloplastic-like, with protein sequence MFLAGANIAHSVAARVVADGEEGISIEGMVLLQPFFWGPERLPSETDRHDGPVFSPEFVDTLWPFLTGGAAGNDDPRINPPAMQVASLPCRRALVAVAAKDVVRDRGCRYARRGCAAARGAAAAR encoded by the coding sequence ATGTTCCTCGCCGGCGCCAACATCGCGCACAGCGTGGCGGCGCGCGTCGTCGCCGACGGTGAAGAAGGCATCAGCATCGAGGGCATGGTCCTTCTGCAGCCCTTCTTCTGGGGTCCCGAGCGGCTGCCGTCCGAAACGGACCGCCACGACGGGCCGGTGTTCTCGCCGGAGTTTGTGGACACCCTCTGGCCCTTCCTGACGGGTGGTGCCGCCGGCAACGACGACCCCCGCATCAACCCGCCGGCCATGCAGGTCGCGTCGCTGCCGTGCAGGCGCGCGCTCGTCGCCGTGGCCGCGAAGGACGTGGTGCGGGACCGCGGGTGCCGGTACGCGCGGCGTGGCTGCGCCGCGGCGAGAGGTGCTGCTGCCGCGAGGTGA
- the LOC101761168 gene encoding protein C2-DOMAIN ABA-RELATED 5, with translation MECLLGLLKVKVVRGVNLAICDPLTHSSDPYVVLRLGQQKVKSSIKYHTINPEWNEELTLSITNMMHPVKIELFDHDTFTKDDSMGDAEFCILDFVEIAKRDLSDVPDGTVMKTIHPEKANCFATESHITWKDGKISQDIVLKLRNTETGELVLHLHWVNIPGVAR, from the exons atggaGTGCCTGCTGGGGCTGCTCAAAGTGAAGGTGGTGCGAGGGGTGAACCTGGCCATCTGCGACCCCCTCACCCACAGCAGCGACCCCTACGTCGTCCTCCGCCTCGGCCAGCAG AAAGTGAAGTCAAGTATAAAGTATCACACAATCAACCCAGAATGGAACGAGGAGCTCACCCTATCCATCACAAACATGATGCACCCGGTCAAGATT GAGCTCTTCGACCATGACACGTTCACCAAGGACGACAGCATGGGCGACGCCGAGTTCTGCATCCTGGACTTCGTGGAGATCGCCAAGCGGGACCTGAGCGACGTCCCCGACGGCACGGTGATGAAGACGATCCACCCGGAGAAGGCCAATTGCTTCGCCACCGAGAGCCACATCACGTGGAAGGACGGCAAGATCTCCCAGGACATCGTGCTCAAACTCAGGAACACCGAGACCGGCGAGCTCGTCCTGCACCTGCACTGGGTCAACATCCCCGGCGTCGCGCGGTGA